From Lolium perenne isolate Kyuss_39 chromosome 5, Kyuss_2.0, whole genome shotgun sequence, a single genomic window includes:
- the LOC127303251 gene encoding protein FAR1-RELATED SEQUENCE 5-like, with protein sequence MRKYCEDKKNVMFEPEVGMQFSSTEEAFQFYNMYSWVLGFSIRLGDNYTPKTKQRTMQEYLCQRQGNGDETKNSTTRCGCKAMMRVATNDSCKWSVKKFIAEHNHDMVESCGEKKHLASHRQIDRHTKEMIRHLRENNVSLTRVNLVMGSLFGSMDKVPFSKKTLRTVCSNIAKEALVDDVQKTLQSFREKISRDPRFVFTAELDEDNRLNSLMWTSGRSRSLYQHFGDVITFDTTYETNIYKMPFGMFVGVNNHFQSVIFAGVLLTNETAANFKWAFQEFVAMMGGKPPQTMLTDQSLAMTIAIKENLLSTKHRWCKWHILRKAQEALGHVHKLHSTFSDEFNKVVNHMLTPEEFECGWDYLTKKYDLGGNPFMTRAFEVREKWAKPYFNDIFCARMSSTQRSESANHVLKVYVPCKSSINMFVKQYTKLIDDREKADDEAEKNRSQKISKPMFGYPIEKHACKLYTPAVFKLFKAELKKTASYVIVDNSDGLCYEVLHVDSENRESWSRVNFTITIDPHLGLYKCQCRLYEHFGIICCHIMLVQMTL encoded by the exons ATGAGGAAATACTGTGAAGATAAAAAAAACGTCATGTTCGAACCTGAGGTCGGAATGCAGTTCTCATCTACAGAAGAAGCATTCCAGTTCTACAACATGTACTCCTGGGTGCTAGGGTTCAGCATCAGATTAGGTGATAACTACACACCAAAGACAAAGCAAAGGACAATGCAAGAATACCTTTGCCAGCGACAG GGTAATGGTGATGAGACAAAAAATTCGACAACGAGGTGTGGTTGCAAAGCAATGATGAGGGTGGCAACAAATGATAGCTGTAAGTGGTCTGTGAAAAAATTTATTGCTGAACACAACCATGATATGGTAGAGAGTTGTGGAGAAAAAAAACATTTGGCTTCACATAGACAGATAGATAGGCACACAAAGGAGATGATAAGGCATCTAAGAGAGAACAATGTTAGCCTGACAAGAGTAAATTTAGTTATGGGTAGCTTGTTTGGCTCAATGGATAAAGTTCCTTTCAGTAAGAAGACACTGAGAACTGTTTgttcaaacatagcaaaagaagctctTGTCGATGATGTACAGAAAACTTTGCAGTCATTCAGGGAAAAGATATCCAGAGATCCTAGGTTTGTTTTCACAGCAGAGCTAGATGAGGACAACAGACTCAATTCACTTATGTGGACCAGTGGAAGAAGCAGGTCATTGTACCAGCATTTTGGAGATGTGATAACTTTTGACACAACTTATGAGACTAACATCTATAAAATGCCATTTGGCATGTTTGTCGGTGTGAACAATCACTTCCAGAGTGTCATATTTGCTGGTGTTCTGTTGACGAACGAGACCGCAGCTAATTTTAAATGGGCATTTCAGGAATTTGTAGCAATGATGGGGGGGAAGCCACCGCAAACAATGCTTACTG ATCAGAGTTTGGCGATGACAATTGCCATAAAGGAAAATTTGCTGAGTACTAAGCATCGGTGGTGCAAGTGGCACATATTGAGGAAAGCGCAAGAGGCCTTAGGACATGTTCACAAGTTACATAGCACTTTTAGTGATGAGTTCAACAAGGTAGTTAACCACATGTTAACTCCTGAAGAATTTGAATGTGGCTGGGATTATTTGACCAAGAAGTATGACCTAGGTGGTAACCCTTTCATGACAAGAGCGTTTGAAGTGCGGGAAAAATGGGCGAAGCCATATTTTAATGATATTTTCTGTGCAAGAATGTCAAGTACTCAGAGGAGTGAGAGCGCGAACCATGTGCTTAAAGTATATGTTCCATGCAAGTCTTCAATAAACATGTTTGTCAAGCAGTATACTAAGCTTATTGATGACAGAGAAAAGGCTGATGACGAAGCCGAGAAAAACAGAAGCCAG AAAATTTCGAAGCCTATGTTTGGTTACCCAATTGAGAAGCACGCTTGTAAATTATATACTCCTGCGGTTTTCAAGTTGTTCAAGGCGGAATTAAAGAAGACAGCTTCATATGTTATTGTTGACAATTCAGATGGCTTATGTTATGAAGTGCTGCACGTAGATTCTGAAAATAGAGAATCCTGGAGCCGTGTAAATTTCACAATAACAATTGATCCACATTTGGGGTTATACAAGTGTCAATGCAGGCTGTATGAGCACTTTGGTATTATATGCTGCCACATTATGCTGGTACAGATGACTCTATAA
- the LOC139830959 gene encoding protein NRT1/ PTR FAMILY 2.11-like, whose product MLTPEEDALCADGKTPTDPWRLCTMQQVEEVKCLARIIPVWSSGIVYFVVVTQLSTYVVLQAAQTDRRITASSSFQIPQGSFVVFVMLALTLWIPVYDRLLVPLLRRITKREGGITLLQRIGIGMVLSVVTMLVAAAVERRRRRIGPGSPMMSCFWLVPQQVLAGLSEAFAAIGQTEFYYRQFPENMRSVAGALYFLGWALASYASGLMVTILHRTTGWLAQDLDEGRVDLFYLVTGVIAAVNLVYFVACARWYRFKKSDDDHTGSGAGDAGLDESPKKAANAAPV is encoded by the coding sequence ATGCTTACCCCTGAGGAGGACGCGCTCTGCGCCGACGGGAAGACGCCGACGGACCCGTGGCGGCTGTGCACTATGCAGCAGGTGGAGGAGGTGAAGTGCTTAGCGCGGATCATCCCAGTGTGGTCGTCGGGGATCGTCTACTTCGTGGTGGTCACCCAGCTAAGCACCTACGTCGTCCTCCAGGCGGCGCAGACCGACCGCCGTATCACCGCCAGCAGCAGCTTCCAGATCCCGCAGGGCTCCTTCGTCGTCTTCGTGATGCTCGCTCTAACTCTCTGGATCCCGGTGTACGACCGTCTACTCGTGCCGCTGCTCCGCCGGATCACCAAGCGCGAGGGTGGCATCACACTGCTCCAGCGGATCGGCATCGGAATGGTGCTCTCAGTGGTCACCAtgctggtggcggcggcggtggagcgccgccgccgtcggatCGGTCCGGGATCGCCGATGATGTCGTGCTTCTGGCTGGTGCCGCAGCAGGTGCTGGCGGGCCTGTCGGAGGCGTTCGCCGCCATCGGGCAGACCGAGTTCTACTACCGGCAGTTCCCCGAGAACATGCGAAGCGTCGCTGGGGCGCTCTACTTCCTTGGCTGGGCACTGGCGAGCTACGCCAGCGGGCTCATGGTGACCATTCTGCACCGGACAACGGGATGGCTGGCGCAGGACCTGGACGAGGGCAGGGTGGACCTGTTCTACCTTGTCACCGGTGTCATCGCAGCGGTCAACCTCGTCTACTTCGTGGCGTGCGCACGGTGGTACAGGTTCAAGAAGTCAGATGATGACCACACCGGCTCCGGCGCCGGCGACGCCGGCCTCGACGAGAGCCCGAAGAAAGCGGCGAATGCAGCGCCGGTTTAG
- the LOC139830019 gene encoding ent-kaurenoic acid oxidase-like, with protein MTALRALMDTYMYGALRPLVGGLGLPILASLIPKVTNSRGLASEDLRSPNGDDDDGAVYGSTMKSGLRRSCRHRRTLCISSSLWPIDPRRDEQHRRALLLVLPAVVSFVVGADDGTPTGHMGVPFLGETLSLLWYFKHARRPDEFIGAKKNAYGKAAGMYRTHLFGSPTIIACTPAANKFVLQSPENFGVHWPEPELVGHTSVVNVEGATHTRLRGFILATINSPRSLRTIAAVVQPRVVAALAFWSDKGTIVAATEIKKVTFANICMMFISMEPSPLTEKIDEWFGNLVAGLRSFPLDFPGTAFYHARKCRRKLNAVFREELHARRKKTMVTKAEDDDVMGGFMRMEDEQGKKLSDDEVVDNIVSLVVAGYESTASAITWATYHLAKSPDTLAKLREENLAMSESKGGLSFITHDDIPKMKYTAKVVEETIRMANIAPMAHRVAKRDVEYNGYTIPKGWPVLVWVRSLHTDPNNFQDPLTFNPDRWDEPAKPGTYQVFGGGYRVCAGNMLARLQLTIMLHHLSIGYEWELLNPDAEISYLPHPKPVDGVAMTFHKLAEK; from the exons ATGACAGCTCTGCGCGCGTTGATGGACACGTACATGTACGGAGCGCTCCGTCCATTGGTGGGCGGGCTTGGACTACCAATCCTAGCTAGCCTCATCCCCAAGGTCACCAACAGCAGGGGCCTCGCTTCAGAGGATCTCAGGTCGCCCAACG GTGACGATGATGACGGTGCAGTGTATGGCTCGACGATGAAGAGCGGCCTCCGCCGGAGCTGCCGGCACCGCCGCACGCTCTGCATCAGCTCCTCGCTGTGGCCGATCGACCCGCGACGTGACGAGCAGCATCGTCGCGCTCTGCTTCTCGTGCTGCCCGCCGTTGTCAGCTTTGTGGTCGGCGCGGATGACGGCACAC CTACGGGGCACATGGGCGTGCCTTTCCTCGGCGAGACGCTCTCACTGCTCTGGTATTTCAAGCACGCGCGCCGCCCCGACGAGTTCATCGGCGCCAAGAAGAACGCGTACGGGAAGGCGGCGGGGATGTACCGGACGCACCTGTTCGGCTCCCCCACCATCATCGCCTGCACGCCGGCGGCCAACAAATTCGTGCTTCAGTCCCCCGAGAACTTCGGAGTTCATTGGCCCGAGCCGGAGCTCGTCGGCCACACCTCCGTTGTCAACGTCGAAGGCGCCACCCACACCAGGCTCCGTGGGTTCATCCTCGCCACCATCAATAGCCCCAGGTCGCTCCGGACCATCGCCGCGGTTGTGCAGCCGCGGGTTGTGGCTGCACTTGCCTTCTGGTCCGACAAAGGCACCATCGTCGCCGCCACCGAGATCAAGAAA GTGACGTTCGCGAACATCTGCATGATGTTCATAAGCATGGAACCATCACCCCTAACGGAGAAGATCGACGAGTGGTTCGGAAACTTGGTTGCTGGCCTTAGGTCATTTCCCTTGGATTTTCCAGGCACAGCGTTCTATCACGCTCGCAAGTGCCGTCGGAAGCTCAACGCGGTGTTCCGTGAGGAACTGCATGCTAGGAGGAAGAAAACCATGGTAACCAAGGCCGAGGATGACGATGTGATGGGTGGGTTCATGCGGATGGAGGACGAGCAGGGGAAGAAGCTAAGCGATGACGAGGTGGTGGACAATATTGTTTCTCTCGTCGTCGCCGGCTACGAGTCCACCGCCAGCGCCATCACATGGGCCACCTACCACCTAGCAAAATCCCCCGACACTCTCGCCAAGCTACGT GAGGAGAATTTGGCGATGAGCGAAAGCAAAGGTGGCTTGTCTTTCATCACACATGACGACATCCCGAAGATGAAGTACACAGCGAAAGTGGTAGAGGAGACAATCCGGATGGCCAACATCGCGCCGATGGCGCATCGTGTCGCGAAGAGGGACGTGGAGTACAACGGGTACACCATACCAAAGGGATGGCCAGTTCTGGTGTGGGTGAGGTCGTTGCACACCGACCCCAACAACTTCCAAGATCCCCTCACCTTCAACCCTGACAGATGGGAC GAGCCGGCCAAGCCAGGCACGTACCAGGTGTTCGGAGGAGGCTATAGGGTTTGTGCAGGCAACATGCTCGCGAGGCTGCAACTCACCATCATGCTTCATCACCTCTCCATCGGCTATGA ATGGGAGTTGCTAAATCCTGATGCAGAGATTAGTTACCTTCCCCACCCGAAGCCAGTGGATGGCGTGGCCATGACCTTCCATAAGCTTGCGGAAAAATGA